The following are from one region of the Hyla sarda isolate aHylSar1 chromosome 6, aHylSar1.hap1, whole genome shotgun sequence genome:
- the HSD17B7 gene encoding 3-keto-steroid reductase/17-beta-hydroxysteroid dehydrogenase 7 isoform X1, whose product MRKVVVVTGANSGIGLALCERLLSQNDQIRLCLACRNMARAEAARSALLSSHPAADVGIVQIDVGNIKSVLQGAMMLKERYKQIDYLYLNAGIMPNPQVSLKAFVKGLFSRKVVSMFATGEGLLTQEDRVTEDGLQEVFETNVFGHFILIKELEPLLCHTDNPSQLIWTSSSNARRSAFSLSDYQHRQGQESYSSSKYATDLLSVALNRRYNKEGLYSSVVCPGLVMTNLTYGILPSFFWTLIMPIMWLIRVFTNSFTISPYNGAEALLWLFSQKPESLDPLAKYHSCTSGLGNNYVSPLKMDLDDESGHSFYEKLLDLEKQVRKRVVQGNS is encoded by the exons TGGTATCGGTTTGGCTCTGTGTGAGCGGCTTCTCTCTCAGAATGACCAGATCCGTCTATGCCTGGCCTGCCGAAATATGGCGAGAGCTGAAGCTGCGCGTTCTGCACTTCTATCTTCACACCCGGCGGCCGATGTCGGCATCGTTCAAATCGATGTTGGCAACATAAAGTCGGTGTTACAAGGAGCGATGATGCTTAAAGAAAG GTATAAACAGATTGACTATTTATATCTGAACGCTGGGATAATGCCAAATCCTCAAGTGAGCCTCAAAGCCTTTGTAAAGGGTCTGTTTTCAAG GAAAGTCGTCAGCATGTTTGCAACGGGAGAAGGACTTCTGACCCAGGAGGACCGTGTTACAGAAGATGGCTTGCAGGAAGTTTTCGAGACCAATGTGTTTGGACATTTTATACTG aTTAAAGAACTAGAACCTCTTCTATGTCACACAGATAATCCTTCTCAACTTATCTGGACATCATCCAGCAACGCCAGACGATCGGCATTCAGCCTCTCAGATTATCAGCATCGACAAGGGCAGGAATCGTACAGCTCCTCCAAATATGCTACTGACTTGCTTAGCGTTGCTTTGAATAGACGTTACAATAAAGAG GGTTTGTATTCCAGTGTGGTATGTCCAGGTCTTGTTATGACAAATCTTACCTATGGGATTTTGCCATCTTTCTTTTGGACGTTAATCATGCCAATCATGTGGTTG ATCCGTGTGTTTACAAACTCTTTTACCATTTCACCATATAATGGAGCAGAAGCATTG CTTTGGCTTTTTAGTCAGAAGCCAGAATCTCTCGATCCGTTGGCAAAATATCACAGCTGCACATCTGGATTAGGAAATAATTACGTTTCACCACTAAAG ATGGATCTAGATGACGAAAGCGGCCACTCTTTTTATGAAAAGCTTTTGGACTTGGAGAAGCAAGTGCGGAAAAGAGTTGTACAGGGAAACAGTTAG
- the HSD17B7 gene encoding 3-keto-steroid reductase/17-beta-hydroxysteroid dehydrogenase 7 isoform X2 — protein MRKVVVVTGANSGIGLALCERLLSQNDQIRLCLACRNMARAEAARSALLSSHPAADVGIVQIDVGNIKSVLQGAMMLKERYKQIDYLYLNAGIMPNPQVSLKAFVKGLFSRKVVSMFATGEGLLTQEDRVTEDGLQEVFETNVFGHFILIKELEPLLCHTDNPSQLIWTSSSNARRSAFSLSDYQHRQGQESYSSSKYATDLLSVALNRRYNKEGLYSSVVCPGLVMTNLTYGILPSFFWTLIMPIMWLLWLFSQKPESLDPLAKYHSCTSGLGNNYVSPLKMDLDDESGHSFYEKLLDLEKQVRKRVVQGNS, from the exons TGGTATCGGTTTGGCTCTGTGTGAGCGGCTTCTCTCTCAGAATGACCAGATCCGTCTATGCCTGGCCTGCCGAAATATGGCGAGAGCTGAAGCTGCGCGTTCTGCACTTCTATCTTCACACCCGGCGGCCGATGTCGGCATCGTTCAAATCGATGTTGGCAACATAAAGTCGGTGTTACAAGGAGCGATGATGCTTAAAGAAAG GTATAAACAGATTGACTATTTATATCTGAACGCTGGGATAATGCCAAATCCTCAAGTGAGCCTCAAAGCCTTTGTAAAGGGTCTGTTTTCAAG GAAAGTCGTCAGCATGTTTGCAACGGGAGAAGGACTTCTGACCCAGGAGGACCGTGTTACAGAAGATGGCTTGCAGGAAGTTTTCGAGACCAATGTGTTTGGACATTTTATACTG aTTAAAGAACTAGAACCTCTTCTATGTCACACAGATAATCCTTCTCAACTTATCTGGACATCATCCAGCAACGCCAGACGATCGGCATTCAGCCTCTCAGATTATCAGCATCGACAAGGGCAGGAATCGTACAGCTCCTCCAAATATGCTACTGACTTGCTTAGCGTTGCTTTGAATAGACGTTACAATAAAGAG GGTTTGTATTCCAGTGTGGTATGTCCAGGTCTTGTTATGACAAATCTTACCTATGGGATTTTGCCATCTTTCTTTTGGACGTTAATCATGCCAATCATGTGGTTG CTTTGGCTTTTTAGTCAGAAGCCAGAATCTCTCGATCCGTTGGCAAAATATCACAGCTGCACATCTGGATTAGGAAATAATTACGTTTCACCACTAAAG ATGGATCTAGATGACGAAAGCGGCCACTCTTTTTATGAAAAGCTTTTGGACTTGGAGAAGCAAGTGCGGAAAAGAGTTGTACAGGGAAACAGTTAG
- the HSD17B7 gene encoding 3-keto-steroid reductase/17-beta-hydroxysteroid dehydrogenase 7 isoform X3 has product MRKVVVVTGANSGIGLALCERLLSQNDQIRLCLACRNMARAEAARSALLSSHPAADVGIVQIDVGNIKSVLQGAMMLKERKVVSMFATGEGLLTQEDRVTEDGLQEVFETNVFGHFILIKELEPLLCHTDNPSQLIWTSSSNARRSAFSLSDYQHRQGQESYSSSKYATDLLSVALNRRYNKEGLYSSVVCPGLVMTNLTYGILPSFFWTLIMPIMWLIRVFTNSFTISPYNGAEALLWLFSQKPESLDPLAKYHSCTSGLGNNYVSPLKMDLDDESGHSFYEKLLDLEKQVRKRVVQGNS; this is encoded by the exons TGGTATCGGTTTGGCTCTGTGTGAGCGGCTTCTCTCTCAGAATGACCAGATCCGTCTATGCCTGGCCTGCCGAAATATGGCGAGAGCTGAAGCTGCGCGTTCTGCACTTCTATCTTCACACCCGGCGGCCGATGTCGGCATCGTTCAAATCGATGTTGGCAACATAAAGTCGGTGTTACAAGGAGCGATGATGCTTAAAGAAAG GAAAGTCGTCAGCATGTTTGCAACGGGAGAAGGACTTCTGACCCAGGAGGACCGTGTTACAGAAGATGGCTTGCAGGAAGTTTTCGAGACCAATGTGTTTGGACATTTTATACTG aTTAAAGAACTAGAACCTCTTCTATGTCACACAGATAATCCTTCTCAACTTATCTGGACATCATCCAGCAACGCCAGACGATCGGCATTCAGCCTCTCAGATTATCAGCATCGACAAGGGCAGGAATCGTACAGCTCCTCCAAATATGCTACTGACTTGCTTAGCGTTGCTTTGAATAGACGTTACAATAAAGAG GGTTTGTATTCCAGTGTGGTATGTCCAGGTCTTGTTATGACAAATCTTACCTATGGGATTTTGCCATCTTTCTTTTGGACGTTAATCATGCCAATCATGTGGTTG ATCCGTGTGTTTACAAACTCTTTTACCATTTCACCATATAATGGAGCAGAAGCATTG CTTTGGCTTTTTAGTCAGAAGCCAGAATCTCTCGATCCGTTGGCAAAATATCACAGCTGCACATCTGGATTAGGAAATAATTACGTTTCACCACTAAAG ATGGATCTAGATGACGAAAGCGGCCACTCTTTTTATGAAAAGCTTTTGGACTTGGAGAAGCAAGTGCGGAAAAGAGTTGTACAGGGAAACAGTTAG